A DNA window from Paraclostridium bifermentans contains the following coding sequences:
- a CDS encoding oligosaccharide flippase family protein, translating into MRRKKLIINAIIMTFSTIIFGFISMFFRVYLSKKIGPEGMGLYQLIMSVYIMAVTFSSAGIRIAITRLVAEQVGKGNNKGIRTIVNKGCIYSLFFSIVTSIVLFYGAEYIGNVFLKDARSVLSLKILAYSLPFIGISSCLSGYFYGAREVVKSVSAEILEHLLMMAISIAAITIFVDTNIENICALICVGMAVGNIVSCIYAYILCALKTRPLSRTVCCSNYNECRISDISKIAFPIASSSYIQSGLRTIEDILIPNALRMSGTSISASLSIFGMIKGMALPIINFPAVFLSSFATLIIPEISEAHSLNRNKMVNFIISNVFRITFIISIFASGVFIAFANDIGMAVYSNKDIGPIIRILAPVIPIMYLERIMDGILNSLNKQVALLKINLFDMVIRILIIYFIIPTKGVEGFILVIFVSNIINFGLNMINVLKTTKLQFKMFNWVIKPILCIGVSVILASFIGYNIINKIFISMAIYIAMLIITRCIRIKDLNWVIDSFRLAKDINVHSIKLYSDRYI; encoded by the coding sequence ATGAGAAGAAAAAAGCTTATAATAAATGCAATAATAATGACATTCTCAACTATTATATTTGGATTTATATCTATGTTTTTCAGGGTATATTTATCCAAGAAAATAGGACCGGAAGGAATGGGATTGTATCAGCTTATAATGTCTGTATATATTATGGCTGTAACATTTTCGAGTGCTGGAATCAGAATAGCAATTACAAGGCTTGTTGCAGAACAAGTAGGAAAAGGAAATAACAAGGGTATAAGAACTATAGTAAATAAAGGATGCATATACAGTTTGTTTTTCAGTATAGTAACATCTATTGTGCTTTTTTATGGAGCGGAATATATAGGAAATGTATTTTTAAAAGATGCAAGATCTGTGCTATCTTTAAAAATATTAGCTTACAGTTTACCGTTTATAGGAATTTCTTCTTGTTTAAGTGGTTACTTTTATGGAGCAAGAGAAGTTGTTAAATCTGTTTCCGCAGAAATTTTAGAACATTTATTAATGATGGCAATTTCAATAGCAGCTATTACTATATTTGTAGATACTAATATAGAAAACATATGTGCACTTATATGTGTAGGTATGGCTGTAGGTAATATAGTATCTTGCATATATGCATACATATTGTGTGCACTTAAAACAAGACCATTAAGCAGAACTGTATGTTGTAGTAATTACAATGAATGTAGAATTAGTGACATAAGCAAAATAGCATTTCCAATAGCATCAAGTTCATATATCCAAAGTGGACTTAGAACTATAGAAGATATATTAATACCTAATGCTCTTAGAATGTCTGGAACTTCAATTTCAGCATCTTTGTCAATATTTGGAATGATAAAAGGTATGGCACTTCCTATAATAAATTTTCCGGCAGTATTTTTAAGTTCCTTTGCAACTTTGATAATACCAGAAATATCAGAAGCACACTCGTTAAATAGGAATAAAATGGTCAATTTTATAATTTCTAATGTATTTAGAATAACATTTATAATATCAATATTTGCATCAGGTGTTTTTATTGCATTTGCAAATGATATAGGAATGGCAGTTTATAGCAATAAAGATATAGGTCCTATAATTAGAATTTTAGCCCCAGTAATACCTATAATGTATTTAGAAAGAATAATGGATGGGATTTTAAATTCTTTAAACAAGCAAGTTGCATTGTTAAAAATAAATTTGTTTGATATGGTTATTAGAATTCTTATAATATACTTTATAATACCTACAAAGGGCGTAGAAGGGTTTATATTAGTTATATTTGTAAGTAATATTATTAACTTTGGATTGAATATGATAAATGTTTTAAAAACTACCAAGTTACAATTTAAAATGTTTAATTGGGTTATAAAACCAATTTTATGCATAGGTGTATCTGTTATATTAGCTTCATTTATAGGATACAATATTATAAATAAAATATTTATTTCTATGGCTATATATATAGCTATGCTTATAATAACTAGATGTATAAGAATAAAAGATCTTAATTGGGTAATAGATAGCTTTAGGCTAGCAAAAGATATAAATGTACATAGTATAAAATTATATAGTGATAGATACATATAA
- a CDS encoding metal-dependent hydrolase produces MTKETHSSGGYLIAALTFSTFSNVYLENFNTLYKLMLFFIYFQFANLGSLLPDLDTRKSYMSKKWPHLSKFISKRTKHRGFTHSLLFLLILSEFLKLIVLIGDKNIILICSSYGMFLGYASHILLDIFTYEGVDLFFPLGFNFKLSRLKTSSKGERYVNKVLKFISINLIFYNLYYLLNIKI; encoded by the coding sequence ATGACAAAGGAAACACATTCATCTGGAGGATACTTAATTGCAGCTCTTACGTTTTCTACTTTTAGTAATGTATATTTAGAAAACTTTAATACTTTATATAAATTAATGCTTTTTTTTATTTATTTTCAGTTTGCTAATTTAGGATCTTTATTACCTGATTTAGATACTAGAAAATCTTATATGAGTAAAAAATGGCCTCACTTATCAAAGTTTATTTCAAAGAGAACAAAACATAGAGGATTTACTCATAGTCTTTTATTTTTATTAATTTTATCAGAGTTTCTAAAATTAATAGTTTTAATAGGTGATAAAAATATTATATTGATTTGTTCCTCATATGGTATGTTTTTAGGATATGCCTCTCATATATTATTAGACATTTTCACGTATGAAGGTGTTGATTTATTTTTCCCTTTAGGTTTTAATTTTAAGTTATCCAGATTAAAAACTAGTTCAAAAGGTGAAAGGTATGTTAATAAGGTTTTAAAATTTATTTCTATAAATTTAATTTTTTACAACTTATACTACTTACTCAATATAAAAATTTAG
- a CDS encoding oligopeptide/dipeptide ABC transporter ATP-binding protein, translating to MKEPVLSVKSLEVSFSQYTKGLRKRNLKVITNLDIDLYEGEVLAVVGSSGSGKSLLAHAILGILPRNSNVEGNIIYKNEILDKKRKEKLRGKEIVLIPQSINYLDPLMKVSDQVKLSLENKKEASKIQRNIFSKYGLNEKVDKMFPFQLSGGMARKVLLSTALVSDTKVIIADEPTPGLDEKSLNEALGHFRDIADNGCAVLMITHDIDAALKVADKIAVFYAGTTLEVANVIDFKSGNEKLRHPYTKALYNALPQNEFKPIPGSQPLPTEIPKGCLFYERCEIRSNDCKNKRPNSKYIRGGMVRCLNAT from the coding sequence ATGAAAGAGCCAGTACTAAGTGTTAAAAGTTTAGAAGTTAGCTTTTCTCAATATACGAAAGGATTAAGAAAAAGAAATTTAAAAGTTATAACAAATTTAGATATAGATTTATATGAAGGTGAAGTACTAGCTGTTGTTGGATCAAGTGGATCGGGGAAAAGTTTGTTAGCGCACGCAATACTTGGAATACTTCCTAGAAATTCTAATGTTGAAGGCAACATAATTTATAAAAATGAAATTTTAGATAAAAAAAGAAAAGAAAAATTAAGAGGAAAAGAAATTGTGTTAATACCACAATCAATAAATTACCTAGATCCTCTTATGAAAGTTTCTGATCAAGTTAAATTATCATTAGAAAATAAAAAAGAAGCAAGTAAAATACAAAGAAATATTTTTTCTAAGTATGGATTAAATGAAAAAGTTGATAAAATGTTTCCTTTTCAATTATCAGGGGGGATGGCAAGAAAAGTTTTGCTATCAACAGCATTGGTAAGTGATACGAAAGTAATAATAGCAGATGAACCTACTCCTGGATTGGATGAAAAATCATTAAATGAAGCATTAGGACATTTTAGAGATATTGCAGATAATGGATGTGCTGTTTTAATGATAACGCATGATATTGATGCAGCATTAAAGGTAGCTGATAAAATTGCTGTATTTTATGCAGGAACTACCTTGGAAGTTGCTAATGTAATAGATTTTAAAAGTGGGAATGAAAAACTTAGACATCCTTATACAAAAGCTCTTTACAATGCTTTACCTCAAAATGAATTTAAACCAATACCTGGATCACAGCCACTTCCAACTGAGATTCCTAAAGGATGTTTATTTTATGAACGATGTGAAATTAGATCCAATGATTGTAAAAACAAAAGACCTAATAGTAAGTATATTAGAGGTGGAATGGTGAGGTGTTTAAATGCAACTTAA
- a CDS encoding ABC transporter substrate-binding protein, whose product MKLKRSISIALTMMLTVGTITGCASSKEGEKSSAKVNTNSRIENSELVAAVAYEPDEGFDATTGGHGSMTRVFFSTLFKRDKNLGMENDLATGYKVSDDRLTWNVSIRDGVKFSDGGNLTAEDVVYTYEKSKESGSNIDLTILDSVKAIDDHNIEFKLKEPQSTFIEKMASIGIVPKHAHDEKFAQNPIGSGPYKFVQWDKGQQVIAEANENYYGEKPSIKKLTMVFLDDDAAYAAVKSGEVDIASIPGSFGKDKVDGKKVIELDSIETYGIEFPMQKSGEKNKDGHPVGNDVTSDKSIREALNYAINRQELVDGVLDGFGDVSTTGLEKMPWLNKETILKGDGDIEKAKKILKEGGWKDSNSDGILEKDGTKAEFKLLYTDGKYRQELGLSVVETAKQLGIKIDLEAKTWDTIEPEINSQPVLFGWGSGDPSELNYLYSSKVIGVGVPWNNAGYYKNEKVDEYISKALQSENENEAIEYWKKAQWDGETGFSTKGDSTYAWLVNAGHLYIADENLDIGTPVVQPHGGRILDNITEWKWKK is encoded by the coding sequence ATGAAACTAAAAAGGTCGATATCTATAGCATTAACTATGATGCTTACTGTTGGAACGATCACAGGATGTGCAAGTTCAAAAGAAGGAGAAAAATCGAGTGCTAAAGTTAATACAAACTCTAGAATAGAAAATAGTGAACTTGTTGCTGCAGTGGCATATGAACCAGATGAAGGGTTTGATGCTACAACTGGGGGACATGGATCAATGACTAGAGTATTTTTTTCAACGCTATTTAAAAGAGATAAAAATTTAGGAATGGAAAATGATTTAGCAACAGGATATAAGGTTTCAGATGATAGGTTAACATGGAATGTATCTATAAGAGATGGGGTTAAATTTAGCGATGGAGGAAATTTAACAGCTGAAGATGTTGTATATACATATGAAAAATCAAAAGAAAGTGGATCTAATATAGATTTAACTATCTTAGACAGTGTAAAAGCAATTGATGATCACAATATAGAGTTTAAATTAAAAGAGCCACAATCTACATTTATAGAGAAAATGGCATCGATAGGTATAGTTCCTAAACATGCACATGATGAAAAATTTGCACAAAATCCAATTGGATCAGGTCCATATAAATTTGTTCAATGGGATAAAGGGCAACAAGTTATAGCAGAAGCTAATGAAAATTATTATGGAGAAAAGCCTAGTATAAAAAAATTAACTATGGTGTTTTTAGATGATGATGCAGCTTATGCAGCTGTAAAATCGGGAGAAGTAGATATAGCATCTATCCCAGGATCTTTTGGGAAAGATAAAGTAGATGGAAAAAAGGTAATTGAGTTAGATAGTATAGAAACTTATGGTATAGAATTCCCTATGCAAAAAAGTGGAGAAAAAAATAAAGATGGACATCCTGTTGGTAATGATGTAACAAGTGATAAATCAATAAGAGAAGCTTTGAATTATGCTATAAATAGACAAGAGCTAGTAGATGGAGTTTTAGATGGATTTGGAGATGTATCAACAACTGGCCTTGAAAAAATGCCTTGGCTTAATAAGGAAACAATACTAAAAGGTGATGGAGATATAGAAAAAGCTAAGAAGATACTTAAAGAAGGCGGTTGGAAGGACTCAAACTCTGATGGTATTTTAGAAAAAGATGGTACTAAAGCTGAATTTAAATTACTTTATACAGATGGAAAATACAGACAAGAATTGGGGTTATCAGTAGTTGAAACTGCAAAACAATTAGGTATAAAAATCGATTTAGAAGCTAAAACATGGGATACTATAGAGCCTGAGATAAACTCTCAACCTGTACTATTTGGATGGGGATCAGGAGATCCATCAGAGCTTAACTATTTATATAGTAGTAAAGTTATAGGAGTTGGAGTTCCTTGGAATAATGCTGGATACTATAAAAATGAAAAGGTTGATGAATATATAAGTAAAGCTTTACAAAGTGAAAATGAAAATGAAGCTATTGAATATTGGAAAAAAGCACAATGGGATGGAGAAACAGGATTTTCAACTAAAGGAGATTCAACATATGCATGGCTTGTAAATGCAGGGCATTTATACATAGCTGATGAAAATCTAGACATAGGAACTCCAGTTGTTCAACCACATGGAGGTAGAATTCTTGATAATATAACAGAATGGAAATGGAAAAAGTAA
- a CDS encoding ABC transporter ATP-binding protein, whose translation MQLKAKDISFKYKNSNTYVLKNVDFEINSGEIVGLVAPSGFGKTTLAKILAGYENSYTGAVKIEGINKKNKYNPVQLIFQHPEKAVNPKWKMHQILTESFNPPKELLDYIGIKNEWLNRYPNELSGGELQRFCVIRALSKDTKFLIADEMTTMLDAITQAQIWNVVLDYIKQNNIGLIVISHEKALIQRICDRVVNLEKFKVKI comes from the coding sequence ATGCAACTTAAAGCCAAGGATATAAGTTTTAAGTATAAAAATAGCAATACATATGTTTTGAAAAATGTAGATTTTGAAATTAACAGTGGTGAAATAGTTGGATTAGTTGCACCAAGCGGATTTGGAAAAACTACTTTGGCAAAAATTTTAGCTGGATATGAAAACTCATATACAGGAGCTGTAAAAATTGAAGGTATAAATAAAAAAAATAAGTATAATCCAGTACAATTAATTTTTCAACATCCAGAAAAAGCCGTTAATCCCAAGTGGAAAATGCATCAAATTTTAACAGAATCATTTAATCCACCTAAAGAACTTTTAGATTATATAGGAATAAAAAATGAGTGGTTAAATAGATATCCCAATGAGCTTTCAGGAGGGGAATTACAGAGATTTTGTGTTATAAGAGCTTTATCTAAAGATACTAAGTTTTTAATTGCTGATGAAATGACAACTATGTTAGATGCTATAACTCAAGCACAAATTTGGAATGTAGTTTTAGATTATATCAAACAAAATAATATAGGGCTTATAGTAATAAGTCATGAGAAAGCTTTAATTCAAAGGATTTGTGATAGGGTCGTTAATTTAGAAAAATTTAAGGTGAAAATTTAA
- a CDS encoding tryptophanase — translation MSKKYVAEPFKIKMVEPIKMTTKEEREEKIKGANYNLFSLKADDVYIDLLTDSGTGAMSSKQWAAVMLGDESYSGASSYFKLVEAAKDIFGYKYIQPVHQGRAAEKVLVPLFVEQGKYAISNMHFDTTRAHVELTGAKAIDCVVPEALDTVTYAPFKGNMDIERMEKLITEFGVESVGVIIMTVTNNTAGGQPVSMENMRETYKVAQKYKIPVLIDAARYAENAYFIKTREEGYQDKTIKEIVKEMFSYGDMLTMSSKKDAIVNMGGLIGVRDDEELYNNVKARTISFEGFVSYGGLAGRDLEALSVGLYEGIDFDYLKYRIGQMEYIANRLDEAGIAYQSPVGGHAVFIDAKKLLPHIPYYQFPAQALAIELYKEAGIRTCDIGSYMLDNDPLTGEQRQSELELTRLAIPRRVYTQAHLDVIVDALISIKERADKIKGYEITWQPKVLRHFTSKLKPIE, via the coding sequence ATGAGTAAAAAATATGTTGCAGAGCCATTTAAAATCAAAATGGTTGAACCTATCAAAATGACTACAAAGGAAGAAAGAGAAGAAAAAATCAAAGGAGCAAATTATAACCTATTTTCATTAAAAGCAGATGACGTATACATAGATTTATTAACAGACAGTGGAACAGGAGCAATGAGTTCTAAGCAATGGGCAGCAGTAATGCTAGGAGATGAATCATATTCTGGAGCAAGTAGCTACTTCAAATTAGTAGAAGCTGCAAAAGATATATTTGGATATAAATATATACAACCAGTTCATCAAGGTAGAGCTGCAGAAAAAGTGTTGGTTCCTTTATTTGTAGAACAAGGGAAATATGCTATATCAAATATGCATTTTGATACAACTCGAGCACATGTTGAGTTAACAGGTGCAAAAGCTATAGATTGTGTAGTTCCTGAAGCTTTAGACACAGTAACTTATGCTCCATTTAAAGGAAATATGGACATAGAGCGAATGGAAAAATTAATAACTGAGTTTGGGGTAGAAAGCGTTGGAGTTATAATAATGACAGTAACTAACAACACTGCAGGTGGGCAACCTGTATCAATGGAAAATATGAGAGAAACTTATAAAGTCGCTCAAAAATATAAAATTCCTGTATTGATAGATGCTGCAAGATATGCAGAAAATGCATACTTCATAAAAACTAGAGAAGAAGGATATCAAGATAAAACTATAAAAGAAATTGTAAAAGAGATGTTTAGTTATGGAGACATGTTAACTATGAGTTCTAAAAAAGATGCGATAGTTAATATGGGAGGGCTTATAGGAGTTAGAGATGATGAAGAATTATACAATAATGTAAAAGCTCGTACAATATCATTTGAAGGATTTGTTTCTTATGGAGGTTTAGCTGGACGTGACCTAGAGGCGTTATCTGTTGGACTTTATGAAGGAATTGATTTTGATTATTTGAAATATCGTATAGGACAAATGGAGTATATTGCAAATAGACTTGATGAGGCAGGAATAGCGTATCAATCCCCAGTTGGAGGGCATGCAGTATTTATAGATGCAAAAAAATTACTTCCACATATACCATACTACCAATTCCCTGCACAAGCACTTGCAATAGAATTATATAAAGAAGCTGGAATTAGAACTTGTGATATAGGTTCATATATGTTAGATAATGATCCTTTAACGGGAGAGCAACGTCAATCAGAATTAGAACTTACAAGACTTGCAATTCCAAGAAGAGTTTATACTCAAGCTCATCTAGATGTTATTGTAGATGCATTAATATCTATAAAGGAAAGAGCTGATAAAATTAAAGGTTACGAAATAACTTGGCAACCTAAAGTTTTGAGACACTTTACATCAAAACTTAAACCTATAGAGTAG
- a CDS encoding ClC family H(+)/Cl(-) exchange transporter, which translates to MEKEKTCNLLKHTENLKFKLIAESTIIGAIVGVTIVLHRILLEKVTNVFMWFYSNSRGNLVNTILLFGLLIISGYVVGLMVKKVPLISGSGIPQVEGILMKKLKGSWLSVLINKFVGGLIALGAGLSLGREGPSVQMGASIGEGFAKIFKRVSVEEKYLITSGASAGLAAAFNAPISGVMFALEEVHKNFSPLVLLSVMASALMSDFITKTFLGVGKSLNFVGVRVLDLKYYWLLIILGIIVGISGVIFNSGILKTQSIFKKSKLSTEIKVIIPFLITGVVGLTAPILLGGGHELIMSLDKSSMTLKMLLLFLLVKYLLTFVGFGSGVPGGIFFPLLVLGALIGNIFGIVAVNVFDIPSIYILNFIILAMAGNFASIVKAPITGIILICEMTGSFDHLLSLAIVCIVAYVTSDLFKSEPIYESLLERCLQSGNDKFESNSSRKSLMEVAIHLGCEIEHKKIKDVKWPENCLIVSITRGGKEIIPSGDTTLLGGDYLTIMADEENSACALDYVTDLTSNIKLL; encoded by the coding sequence ATGGAGAAAGAAAAAACATGCAATCTATTAAAGCATACTGAAAATTTAAAGTTTAAACTTATAGCGGAAAGTACTATAATAGGTGCGATTGTTGGAGTTACAATAGTACTTCACAGGATATTATTAGAAAAAGTAACTAATGTATTTATGTGGTTTTACTCTAATAGTAGAGGAAATTTAGTAAATACTATATTGTTATTTGGATTATTAATCATAAGTGGATATGTAGTAGGTCTTATGGTAAAAAAGGTACCATTAATTAGTGGTAGTGGTATACCTCAAGTAGAAGGAATACTAATGAAAAAATTAAAAGGCAGTTGGTTAAGCGTTTTAATAAATAAATTTGTAGGTGGACTTATAGCCTTAGGAGCTGGATTATCTCTAGGAAGAGAGGGTCCTTCTGTTCAAATGGGAGCTAGTATAGGTGAGGGATTTGCAAAAATATTTAAAAGAGTTAGTGTTGAAGAAAAATATTTAATAACTAGTGGAGCAAGTGCAGGATTAGCAGCAGCTTTTAATGCTCCTATATCAGGTGTGATGTTTGCCTTAGAGGAAGTTCATAAAAACTTTTCACCATTAGTACTACTTTCTGTTATGGCATCTGCATTAATGTCTGATTTTATTACAAAAACATTTTTAGGAGTTGGTAAATCTCTTAATTTTGTAGGTGTTAGAGTATTAGATTTAAAGTATTATTGGTTATTAATAATATTAGGTATCATAGTAGGTATAAGTGGTGTTATATTTAATAGCGGAATTTTAAAAACTCAATCTATATTTAAAAAATCAAAATTAAGTACTGAAATAAAAGTAATAATCCCGTTTTTAATAACAGGCGTTGTGGGATTAACTGCACCAATTTTATTAGGTGGAGGACATGAACTTATAATGTCTTTAGATAAAAGCTCTATGACATTAAAAATGCTATTATTATTTTTATTAGTTAAATATTTACTTACATTTGTAGGATTTGGATCAGGAGTTCCAGGAGGGATATTCTTCCCACTATTAGTATTAGGAGCGTTAATAGGCAATATATTTGGGATAGTAGCAGTTAATGTGTTTGATATTCCTAGCATATATATACTGAACTTTATAATACTTGCTATGGCAGGAAACTTTGCATCTATAGTAAAAGCTCCTATAACTGGAATTATACTAATATGTGAAATGACAGGAAGTTTTGACCATTTATTATCTCTTGCAATAGTATGTATAGTAGCATATGTTACATCAGATTTATTTAAATCAGAACCTATATATGAAAGCTTGCTTGAAAGATGCTTACAGAGCGGAAATGATAAATTTGAATCTAACTCATCTAGAAAGAGTTTAATGGAAGTTGCAATTCATTTAGGTTGTGAAATAGAACATAAAAAAATAAAAGATGTAAAATGGCCAGAAAATTGTTTAATAGTATCTATAACAAGAGGCGGTAAAGAAATAATTCCAAGCGGTGACACTACATTACTCGGAGGGGATTATTTAACGATAATGGCAGATGAAGAAAATTCTGCATGTGCTCTAGATTATGTAACAGATTTAACATCTAATATAAAATTATTATAG
- a CDS encoding ABC transporter permease, translated as MEQLQCIKEKTHSNSKINIGIREKTILSILIFSCFLIGIIVFGSFITQKQIAIDLTQKNISPNLNYLFGTDWMGRDMFYRTIKGLSLSMKIGVMASMISGLIALTLGLMSATMGKTVDSIITWIIDLFLSVPHALVIILISISLGGGLKGIIIGVAITHWPSLTRIIRAEVMQIKNSEYVKLSKNFGKSNVYIATKHILPHVIPQLLVGVVLIFPHAILHEASITFLGFGLQPHEPAIGIILSEAMKYLSSGRWWLAFFPGISLVLVSLMVDNIGKQISKFINPKLAHK; from the coding sequence ATGGAACAACTTCAATGTATAAAAGAAAAAACTCATTCTAACAGTAAGATTAATATAGGAATAAGAGAAAAAACCATTTTATCTATATTAATTTTTAGTTGTTTTTTAATAGGAATAATTGTATTTGGTAGCTTTATAACACAAAAGCAAATAGCTATAGATTTAACTCAAAAAAATATATCCCCAAATTTAAATTACTTGTTTGGTACAGACTGGATGGGAAGAGATATGTTTTATAGAACTATAAAGGGTCTTAGTTTAAGTATGAAGATAGGTGTTATGGCATCTATGATAAGTGGATTAATAGCATTAACTTTAGGATTAATGAGTGCTACTATGGGAAAGACCGTTGATTCTATAATTACATGGATTATAGATTTATTTCTTTCTGTTCCACATGCTTTAGTTATAATACTTATATCTATATCTCTAGGTGGAGGGCTAAAAGGAATTATAATAGGTGTGGCTATTACACACTGGCCATCATTAACAAGGATAATAAGGGCAGAAGTAATGCAAATAAAAAACTCTGAATATGTGAAGCTGTCCAAAAACTTTGGTAAATCCAACGTATATATTGCTACAAAACATATATTGCCACATGTAATCCCTCAACTTCTAGTAGGAGTAGTGTTAATATTTCCACATGCTATATTACATGAGGCTTCTATAACTTTTTTAGGATTTGGACTTCAACCTCATGAACCTGCTATTGGAATAATTTTATCAGAAGCTATGAAATATTTAAGTAGTGGTAGATGGTGGTTAGCTTTTTTCCCAGGGATAAGCTTGGTCTTAGTTTCATTAATGGTTGATAATATAGGTAAACAAATAAGTAAATTTATAAATCCTAAGTTAGCACATAAATAG
- a CDS encoding ABC transporter permease has protein sequence MNNPNNIGIFLMKKIIRLATLLIAVCIVSFILMEKSPIDPIKAYVGADLSVTQEQREEIANYWGLNKPPVERFISWFSSILKGDFGTSMIYRRPVIDVITEKFMASLALMVVAWTISGILGFVMGVISGIKEGSIVDKIIRGYCHILISTPTFWLGILLIMIFSVKLKLFPVALGVPIGVLASEVTLKSLLKHLILPALTLSVLGVANICLHTRENVIEISNSDYVLFAKARGESSKSIIFNHIIRNVALPAITLQFLSFSELFAGTIFAEQVFSYPGLGQATVDAGIKGDLPLLMGVVIISLIFVFTGNLIADILYKVIDPRMKEGNTN, from the coding sequence ATGAATAACCCTAATAATATAGGAATATTTTTAATGAAAAAAATTATAAGACTTGCAACTCTTTTAATTGCTGTGTGTATAGTAAGTTTTATTTTAATGGAAAAGTCACCGATAGATCCTATCAAGGCTTATGTAGGTGCAGATTTAAGTGTTACACAAGAACAAAGAGAAGAAATAGCTAATTATTGGGGGCTTAATAAACCTCCTGTTGAAAGATTTATTTCATGGTTTAGCTCAATACTGAAAGGTGATTTTGGAACATCGATGATATATAGACGACCTGTAATAGATGTTATAACAGAAAAATTTATGGCATCTTTAGCGCTTATGGTTGTGGCATGGACAATTTCTGGCATACTAGGATTTGTTATGGGGGTTATATCTGGAATAAAAGAAGGTAGCATAGTTGATAAAATTATAAGGGGGTATTGTCATATTTTAATTTCAACTCCTACCTTCTGGTTAGGCATTTTACTTATCATGATATTTTCTGTTAAGTTAAAATTATTTCCGGTTGCACTAGGGGTACCTATTGGAGTGTTGGCAAGTGAAGTTACATTAAAAAGTCTATTAAAACACTTAATACTTCCAGCATTGACTTTAAGTGTTTTAGGTGTAGCCAATATATGTTTACATACGAGAGAAAATGTTATTGAAATTTCAAATAGTGATTATGTACTTTTTGCAAAAGCAAGAGGAGAAAGTAGTAAAAGTATAATATTTAATCATATTATAAGAAACGTTGCACTGCCAGCTATAACACTTCAGTTTTTATCATTTAGTGAATTATTTGCAGGCACTATATTTGCAGAACAAGTTTTTTCATATCCAGGACTTGGACAAGCTACAGTTGATGCAGGGATTAAAGGAGACTTACCTCTTTTAATGGGTGTGGTTATAATAAGTTTAATATTTGTATTTACTGGAAATTTAATTGCAGATATTTTATATAAGGTTATCGATCCTAGAATGAAGGAGGGAAATACTAACTAA